Part of the Zingiber officinale cultivar Zhangliang chromosome 6A, Zo_v1.1, whole genome shotgun sequence genome, AGCAGCATTTGATGTTTTACATTATGGCAAATAGCACTTCTAACTATCATAGTGAAATTTTCTTTAATGGCTTCCTTCTTACTTCACATCCATCCATTTCAACTCTAAATTTACTGGATATTCTATTGATTGAACTGAAGATGCGCTTTATAAAACCCTAATTATCCTTCCTTTCTTATTTGCATAGAGAAGTTATCCTCTTTCCTCAACCATCATGATATCAAAATGGACATTCTGAATAGAATCATCAAGGGAAGCCTTAATTTGAATCTCATTGAAGAAGTATCTCATTACCACCACATATTTCTCATGAATCAACAAGCTTCAGAGATTATGGTAACTCTGTTGGAGTTGATAGTTTATAGAAATGCTTCTCAAGTTCATATTTTCACGTTATCTTAATGCAAATGTACAAAAGATATTCCATTCAGGCACTAGCTCATCTTGATAGTGGGAGAGACTAACTGGATAGAAAATATCAGCAACGATGTAGTGAACACCATGAAGAATGGTGGACAATCATGCATGCAGATTGCAGAAGAATAATTACCTGGGGAAAAGGATGCAGATACACAGGCATATTTAGTGGCCCGGCGGGTACCTACGATCAAGATTGTAAAtattatcaaattaaattaacatggaAAGTAAATGCCTTAACCATCTCAAACAACTGGCTGTTAGACCCAATTATTTGGGGCTTCCTAACGAAAAATAAAGAGTTCATTAATATAAAAGGGGAAAGTAGCTAGACTTACCATTTGGGAATGTGGATTCAAGTATACATGTCCTGATTGAAGAGGGTGATATTGACTGTTGACACGGACTGGAAGTTGGCGAATGCTACTGTTCCCCATAATCTGcttgaaaatataaattaaaaaaataaacaaatataatTCCCGGAGTTTTGAGTTTTACCATTGTTATAGAATTGTCATGTAGCACCAATAAGGTATGGACCAGGAAAAACTATAATGAATATAAATTGTAACCTACAAATGACAGAGGAAAAGAACTAATAGTTTAAAGTTTAGTTATTAAAAAATAAGAGTTTGATTAATCGAAAGAGACCTGGAATTGATAAAGAAagcatcatgcatattcaatgaAAAGAAAGCATTTAAGGAACGTACAGGGCGAGAGTAATTAGTTCCGTTTCCAGGTTGTGCAACAATTAGGTTATTGTACGGAACCACTTTACTTGGTACTGTGAGACGGCTTGCTAGAGAGTTCATCTCATTTCCTAATTGTGCACCTACAGCAGGCACCATAGAAAGGCTATTCGACATTTGACTCGGGCTTATTAGTCTGGGCACGGGTGCTAGTGCTTGTCTAAAATTTGCTGTTGACGGTGTGAAATCCTTTGCACCTGGATTGAGCTTTGATTCCTGTAAAATTAAAGAAGTACACAAATGCAAGAAcaaaatattgaaaaataaatgaataaaactaATGCAAACAATTCAAATGACGGGCTAGTGTATGTAGATATACTATTGATCTATTAGATTTGACAAATAAATAAAGTCCGCAACAAGTATGGACAAAACTTCCACTGACAGAAAGTTTGATGGGAAGAGTTCACTTCCCTCTATCAGTAGAATTATGTGCTTCTATATGTTATGGCTATCAATTTATGTGTAGTAATCAAGTAATCAAATAATTAGACCATAAACATattaaagaaacaaaaaaaaaaagagaggaatCTAGCAGTAGCTTCTCATTCCAGTTGTCATCCAAGTAACAGAGTAGGTGGTCATGCAGTGGATTCCCATGCAGCCTAGCTTTGGTGCAAAGACATGATAACACAACTGATTTGGAAGGATAAAATAACACCATGTATGGTTCATGGAGTGGAATAGATTTTCCTAGGAAAGGAAATAGAGTAGGATTGAATTAGGAATACCTAATTATGAGTTCCACATTTGGTTCATGGAATGTAATAGATTGTTCTCACTCCTTAGTCAAATTTATAGGAATATTTTAAGTGCGAGAAAAGGAATAGTCTACACAAAATCAGAATATCTCTAAATAGACATTTTGCCCATCCAATCTAGTCCTCTAGGGTTCTACAGCAGGGAAAGTCCCTCTGACTTGCTCAATCAGTTCATCTAGCATGGCTTGTTCAGCACATCCATCTCAACCAATTACCCCATACAGTCCGCTCTATCAAGCTCACTTGAACCATCTAACCCACCTATCTTGTCTATGCCGCTCGACAATTCATAAGGAATAGAATAATTATTCCCAGGAACCAAACAACCATAAAATGATATCCAACAGTAAGTTCCCTTGTGCACATTTACTGCTTTGAGATCTTTACAAATCTAAATAAATGAAAGCAACCCTCTACTTTATAGCTTGAAGAAAAGTTGTAACGTTCCAACCATGCCCTCTACTTTACATATAGAAGCAAAGCTGTTACATTCCAACCGTGCCCTCTACTTTACAGATAGAAGCAAAGCTATTACATTCCAACCATGCCCTCTACTTTGCAGCTAGAAGAAAACATTCCGCATCCCAACTATTAAAGTGGCTTAAGGAATCGAAGAATTGGTAGTACATTTTTTTTCAGACAAAAGTGGGAGATAGGAAATCCTGCAACTCACCTTAGTAATAATACTTCCAGCTTTAATTTTCTTAGGGATTGTTGTATTAGATGGTACTAATCCATTAGCACATGAATTGGTGGTTGTAGTATCTGATGAACAAACTGAAGTTCTAGTATCTGATGAGATCGATGCTTTGGAAGCTTCGCTTTCTTGAGTAGCTAACCGGACAGGTAGAGAAGAAAGGTCGCTATTTCTTCCATTGCTGTTTGCTGAATAAGAATTTGCAACAACAAATTTCAAGAAGAAAACATAGTATTTTTATTTGAAGTAATTTCTCAAGAAGAAAACAAATGACTCACGGATAGGACTTGAAGGAGCTCCATGGGCCACCTGCATGAACGATTATCATAAGCTCAACTGACCAGAAAAGTATATTATCCAATGATATGAAGATTGAAATGTATGTCATATTCAATTTAAGTTATAGTTCTAGAAACCTCGAAAATTGGATTCTCCTCTTTGTCTCCATCAGCTTGGCACCCTGTGTCCTGTCTGCAGCAAACTAATGAGATCAAGGTAGTAAATGCCCTAGTTATTAGGAACCAGTGTAAAAACCAAACAATGTTAATTTAGAGAAGAAATGTTTGGTTTTGGGATAGGTGCCCATTTATTTGTTAAGGATTCCATAGCTactaaaaatcattttatttgtttaattaacctCACAAATATCTGGTATTCTATCTTTTAAGAAATCATAGTATTCTGTTACTTTCTCACCATAGCATATGCTCTATCAATTGAAATTCAACACCATTCTAAAAGCAGAACTCCACTTAGGGTATTGGAGTTTTTGTTCATCTGAAATCAGAGTGTCAGTGCCTTGAGAAAATGAACTCTCCTACTCCGATGGTAACTGTCGACCACACTTTCTAAGACTGTCAATTCAGATAAACAATAACAATTTGACAACAAACCAAGTGAACATGGAATTTGATGATGACTTAAAAGACAAATAGGGTCCAAAAAAGGACCTGAAAGTCCCGTTATCACGTTCCTTCCAACACAGCTGCCAAAAGAGTTTGAGAGATGACCAACAATAGGACTTGAGACTAGATAGATATCTTGGTTATTTTGTTGATAGATTGTTTGATCTGTAAATAGGGTAAAGGTGGCAGTGCTGcacaaagatttaaaaaaaataaaaaatagggcAAATGTATGTCAGTCCATAAGGATTCCAACTATAAGGATCTCTGAAGTATTAGAGTTGTAAATATGATAAGTTGGCAAAAATGCGCATAAAATTCGTGAGGAAAAAAAGAGGATATCAGTATGTCAATTCATAAGACTTCCACCTATAGCAGTCTCTAAGATCATTGATTGCAAATAATTTCAGCGAGTAGGTTCCGTTCCACAATATTGACACCaataaaagagattttatgaTCATGCACAGTCAATTTAGCAGGTAAAGCAATATTAGAAGGGCATAATATCCTAACAGAAAGAAGATATATGATTTCCCATAATTCACCATGATTCCATACCGGTTGTTAAATATGgatgaatataattaaataagaatTCAATCAATTGGCAAGGAACAATGCCTATTATAACAACAAACATTAACCAAGAGAATTAAGTTTTCATACACCCCACAAACCTTGAAGCGTCAGAGTTGTGAAATGTCGATCCCTTTTCTTCACTTTCTATTTCCCTACTACATGAATGGGACTCAACATGATTCACTGACTCTGCACTTTTGCCAGAGACACGGTCAACAACGCCTTCAGCTGGAAGTATAAAACCCTGGTAAAAAGGCGGAACTACATAAGAGAAGGTTCCCACTGGGAGTAAGGAAAAAGATTTACCTTTACGACTACTTGAACAAGATCAGACGAAAGCACGATGAGAGTATCCACACAATCTCCTAATGCTAAGTTAGTGAGACATTTCCCTTTCCCTACTTTCGTCGCTTTCTTCAACACAACACCTAAGCGGATAAGAAAAACAGGATTAAGTTCAAAAGTTCGTAAATCCACAACAAGCACATATCTCACGTTACCCCATTATTAAGCCAacgaaaatttgaaaatattaaaatcaGATTCAAGGACTAAAAAAAGTAAGCCGTATGTGTTAAAAACAAAGGAGAATTTTTTTTAGCCAGAAATCATCGATCAACTGACAAAGATTCGACCTTCCGTAAACATCCACCAAAAAGATCGTCTATTGGGGGCAGGGAAGTAGCGATTGACCAGACGGTCCAGACCAACACTATTTGAATTGAGATAGAGTTCATAGGATGATCAAGGTGGAGAAAAGCAGGAAGCGGGAGGTCCTACCGTGGTCCTTTTCGAAGCAGGCAGTGTGCAAGATGCCGCAGTAGAGGGATCCGTCCTTGACCTGGACTTCGACGGGGAGGCCGACGATGCACATCGTGGTGTACAGCAAGGCGTCGCCAAGAGAGGAGGCTGTGGGAATCTCCTCGTTTACGCTTTCTTTCCTCGAAGGCATTGGCATAGCCGGAATCTTCTCGCTCTCCTCTCCTCGCTATCTCGCGGCCGCTCTTCTTCGTTTCTTCGAAAGGAAGGAATTGTCAGTAGAAAACGAACCGGCCTCCCGCTTAGCAGTTCGCATCAGATTCCGTGCGATTTGATGTTTGATATGAACCGTCGGATTTATAGGATCTTCTAGAACAAAACTTGGGTCCACAAGACGACAAAATTAAGCATATTTGCTTCCTTCCCATATATACACGATAATTTAGCATTTTCAATTAATAAGAATTTAAAGAGAtgatttatctttaattaataATAACACCCTTaattgaattttatatttattattttaatttttaattttcaattatagaattgtaaaattaaaaaactggtataataagtagttaatttttCATTTCCGGAAAGAAATAGGAATgtgaatattaaaaatattaaggggtgttttttttttttaatataagtaGTATTTATTTCCATTCCACCTATTTTACTTAGTAAAAACTCATTCTCATATTTAAGGATTGAATCCGGACCCAGCATCAATCTCTCATACCAAACATCAACTTTCAAGGGGGCAGATCATTCATTCTCATATTTAGGGATTGAATCCGTGAGACCCAGCATCAATCTCTCAAATCAAACACCAACTTTCAAGGAGGCAGATCTCCTGGTCtcaaaaaaaaatgtaccagggaTGGACCACTTACACTTACGGTCGGATCGTGGCTGCAATTGGTTGTGATTCCTCCATGTAAGCAAACACCAACTTTCAACGGGGCAGATCACTCATTCTCATATTTAGGGATTGAATCCGTGGGACTCAGCATCAATCTCTCAAACCAAACACCAACTTTCAAAGGGGCAGATCTCCTGGTCTCAAAAAAAAGTGTACCAGGGATGAACCACTTACAATTGCGGCTGGATCGTGGTTACAATTGGTTGTGATCCCTTCCTAGGTTTACTGTCCCCCAGATTATAGTTTGGGTCGTAACGGATTGTTAGAGGCCGCTGGTAGTGGGTAAGTGGCTAGGCAGCCTAACGTCGAGCGAGGGACAACCTCCAGGTGGCCTCCGACCACCCATCCAAACCCAAACTATAATCGAGGAGGACGATGAACCTAGGGAGAGGTCGTAACTAATTACGATCGGATTGCAATCACGATCCGACCGTAATTACATATGGTTTATCCCCTGATCAACTTTTTTATGGACTAGGAGATCTGGACTCAATTTCAATCACTTTCCCATTTCTCACTCTCATTCCATCCAACCGAGCACCCCCTTAAATTTGCCATGACATATATAAAAACAATATCATTCTAAGGTATCCTCCCAATTTGATCCTCTTTAAACCCCTAAATAGTACAAACTGGAAGAGTTTTAGAACCCTAATTATCAGCTTTACAAGTTATAGACACCATTCAATCATGGAGTTCAAAAGGATGTTAGAAAATACCACTCCAACATTCATAAATTCTCCAAATTGTTACAAGAAAATTCCAATCCAGCATCTTTACTGCACCAATGAATGGAATAAAGACGAAAGAAACCTACACAGCAGTTGCTGGAACTTCAATTTCTAACTGACATCTGATGTCAATGGCTTCTGACAGTCTGGTAAGTGTTTGACATACAATGCTTGAATTAATTCGACGTATTCATTCATATTTTCACTCCTCCAATCACTTGTTGCCATTGGAGGAAGATACTTTACGGTGATAGGTGCCGGTCGAACCCTCAAACTACCCTTCCTCCAAGCTGAATGTGTGCCGGTGAGAATCATCGGAACTATTGGCAGTCGTGTCTGCAGTGCTATGCGGATGAAACCCTGAAGTAAACTGACTAATATAAGGATTGATACAGGCATAAGTAGCTCTATATGTCCAAGGAAACTGAGGGATATTTATGTTTATACCTTCTTAAATGGAAGAAGCCTTCCGGATCTTGATCGAGTACCTTCTGGAAAGATGATAAGGGAAAGGTTGTTGTCCATGACTGCACGAGCTGCCTGAGTTCAAGAAATAGAGGTTCACTATGCAACACCACACAATTTGGTTATTGAAGAAACTTGTTAATTAGTGAGTTCAACCTCTTTCAGTGATTCAATTGCGGCAGTAGGGTTGGAGCGATCAATACGGAGATGGTTTGCCAACACATACAGCTGGCCAAGGAGTGGATACCAAATAATCTGCAACAATGAAGTGTTTTGTCAGCAATCGACGAGGTATAATGGAAGCACAAAACTTTTAAGATTAGTATAGAAGGATAAGAAGTTTGGTAGGTAAATTAGTTGTTCAGCTGACCTCTTTTTTTGCTATGCCCACAGTGCCAATTGGGGTCAACCACATAACAAGAAAGATATCTATTGGTGAAGCATGGTTACAAATGAATATAGCCCTTGTATCAGAGAACTCAGAACCTTCGATTTTTATGGGGTTTCCTAGAATCCACAGCTGCAAGAATCAAAAGAACGCATTAGAAGATATTCGACAATAAAGGAAAAATGTAGCTTCAAGATTTTTATGCCATGTGCATAAAAGGATTCATATTTCCTGAGAACTTGTCATGGGTGCTTTGGATTACATCACGTAGTTATTATTGCTGAACTATTGCCT contains:
- the LOC121997513 gene encoding uncharacterized protein LOC121997513 isoform X2, encoding MPMPSRKESVNEEIPTASSLGDALLYTTMCIVGLPVEVQVKDGSLYCGILHTACFEKDHGVVLKKATKVGKGKCLTNLALGDCVDTLIVLSSDLVQVVVKGFILPAEGVVDRVSGKSAESVNHVESHSCSREIESEEKGSTFHNSDASRQDTGCQADGDKEENPIFEVAHGAPSSPIPNSNGRNSDLSSLPVRLATQESEASKASISSDTRTSVCSSDTTTTNSCANGLVPSNTTIPKKIKAGSIITKESKLNPGAKDFTPSTANFRQALAPVPRLISPSQMSNSLSMVPAVGAQLGNEMNSLASRLTVPSKVVPYNNLIVAQPGNGTNYSRPIMGNSSIRQLPVRVNSQYHPLQSGHVYLNPHSQMVPAGPLNMPVYLHPFPQEHNSCHKGSLSFSFIKRI
- the LOC121997513 gene encoding uncharacterized protein LOC121997513 isoform X1 codes for the protein MPMPSRKESVNEEIPTASSLGDALLYTTMCIVGLPVEVQVKDGSLYCGILHTACFEKDHGVVLKKATKVGKGKCLTNLALGDCVDTLIVLSSDLVQVVVKGFILPAEGVVDRVSGKSAESVNHVESHSCSREIESEEKGSTFHNSDASRQDTGCQADGDKEENPIFEVAHGAPSSPIPNSNGRNSDLSSLPVRLATQESEASKASISSDTRTSVCSSDTTTTNSCANGLVPSNTTIPKKIKAGSIITKESKLNPGAKDFTPSTANFRQALAPVPRLISPSQMSNSLSMVPAVGAQLGNEMNSLASRLTVPSKVVPYNNLIVAQPGNGTNYSRPIMGNSSIRQLPVRVNSQYHPLQSGHVYLNPHSQMVPAGPLNMPVYLHPFPQPIQGTQFMPQGQPQLLLHQANIMKFQGTTAQHMQLPMAPPYHSW
- the LOC121997513 gene encoding uncharacterized protein LOC121997513 isoform X3 — its product is MPMPSRKESVNEEIPTASSLGDALLYTTMCIVGLPVEVQVKDGSLYCGILHTACFEKDHGVVLKKATKVGKGKCLTNLALGDCVDTLIVLSSDLVQVVVKGFILPAEGVVDRVSGKSAESVNHVESHSCSREIESEEKGSTFHNSDASRQDTGCQADGDKEENPIFEVAHGAPSSPIPNSNGRNSDLSSLPVRLATQESEASKASISSDTRTSVCSSDTTTTNSCANGLVPSNTTIPKKIKAGSIITKESKLNPGAKDFTPSTANFRQALAPVPRLISPSQMSNSLSMVPAVGAQLGNEMNSLASRLTVPSKVVPYNNLIVAQPGNGTNYSRPVTIYIHYSFSWSIPYWCYMTIL
- the LOC121997515 gene encoding 1-acyl-sn-glycerol-3-phosphate acyltransferase-like, whose product is MDQPLLSSLLKGHRRGSCLDSVFRLPGPKEDGDGGGFVDDDRWGTVAVSAIRILTCFLAMLATTLAWAVVLLLMLPWPYERIRQGNLYGHVTGRLMLWILGNPIKIEGSEFSDTRAIFICNHASPIDIFLVMWLTPIGTVGIAKKEIIWYPLLGQLYVLANHLRIDRSNPTAAIESLKEAARAVMDNNLSLIIFPEGTRSRSGRLLPFKKGFIRIALQTRLPIVPMILTGTHSAWRKGSLRVRPAPITVKYLPPMATSDWRSENMNEYVELIQALYVKHLPDCQKPLTSDVS